A window of the Echeneis naucrates chromosome 3, fEcheNa1.1, whole genome shotgun sequence genome harbors these coding sequences:
- the gjd6 gene encoding gap junction protein delta 6, producing MTEWTLLKRLLDAVHQHSTMIGRLWLTVMVIFRLLIVAVATEDVYTDEQEMFVCNTLQPGCSTVCYDAFAPISQPRFWVFHIISVSTPSLCFIIYTWHNLSKLPHNTTQRLGQGLQDITRQGGLDLGCDSGPGPYEHSCDSDSCSILSHKHLGHSLADILEGVTPQRSNPKNPVPLCPFKEGNAEGHAVSGGVLSKCYVFHVCLRAVLEVGFVLAQWKLFGFQVPVHVLCKSAPCSQPVDCYVSRPTEKTIFLCFMFCVGVFCIFLNLLELNHLGWKKIRQAVRPKEGAPYGHCPGMRGGYETFPPDSPSLTSSLGFRDITSTNSMPTLDLVVGHRPDWTCAGNCSSMNETEEVRGNRGEQPKRQNYHKAERHPLNSKRELKGAKQGSAQVWI from the coding sequence ATGACGGAGTGGACCCTGCTAAAACGTCTTCTGGACGCTGTCCACCAGCACTCCACCATGATTGGTCGCCTGTGGCTCACCGTCATGGTTATTTTCCGGCTGCTTATTGTGGCTGTGGCAACTGAGGATGTGTACACTGATGAGCAGGAGATGTTTGTGTGCAACACCCTGCAGCCTGGATGTTCCACCGTCTGCTATGATGCTTTTGCGCCGATCTCACAACCTCGCTTCTGGGTGTTTCACATCATCAGCGTCTCCACACCGTCTCTCTGCTTCATCATCTACACTTGGCATAACCTGTCCAAGCTGCCCCACAACACTACCCAGAGGCTGGGGCAAGGACTCCAGGATATCACACGGCAGGGAGGCCTAGACCTTGGGTGTGACAGTGGACCGGGGCCTTATGAACACAGCTGCGACTCTGACAGCTGCTCAATCCTTTCCCACAAGCATTTAGGTCACAGCCTGGCAGATATTTTGGAGGGCGTCACCCCCCAGAGGAGTAACCCCAAAAACCCAGTGCCATTGTGTCCCTTCAAAGAGGGTAACGCAGAGGGCCACGCGGTCTCTGGAGGTGTTCTGTCCAAATGTTATGTTTTCCATGTGTGTTTACGTGCTGTTCTGGAAGTGGGATTCGTCCTGGCCCAGTGGAAGTTGTTTGGCTTCCAAGTGCCTGTCCATGTCCTTTGCAAGTCAGCCCCATGCAGCCAGCCAGTGGACTGCTATGTGTCCAGGCCCACAGAGAAGaccatttttttgtgcttcatgtTTTGCGTTGGGGTTTTCTGTATCTTTTTAAACTTGCTGGAGCTGAATCACCTGGGCTGGAAGAAGATCCGTCAGGCAGTGAGGCCTAAGGAGGGAGCACCTTATGGACATTGCCCAGGTATGAGAGGGGGGTATGAAACATTCCCTCCAGACAGCCCCTCTCTCACTTCGTCTTTAGGATTCAGGGACATAACCAGCACTAACTCTATGCCCACTTTGGATCTGGTGGTGGGCCATCGGCCGGACTGGACCTGTGCCGGGAACTGCAGCAGTATGAACGAAACAGAAGAGGTCAGAGGGAACAGAGGGGAGCAACCAAAGAGACAGAATTACCATAAAGCAGAGAGACATCCTCTGAACAGTAAGAGGGAGCTCAAAGGGGCCAAGCAGGGGAGTGCTCAGGTCTGGATATAG
- the sh3gl3a gene encoding endophilin-A3a isoform X2, giving the protein MSVAGLKKQFHKASQLLSEKISGAEGTKLDEDFIEMERKIEVTNKSVFDLLAKTTEYLQPNPVSKIRGQVKTTGYPQTEGLLGDCMLRYGHELGDDSVFGCALVDMGEAMRQMADVKDSLDINVKQNFIDPLQSLQDKDLKEITHHLKKLEGRRLDFDYKKKRQGKIPDEEIRQAVEKFEESKELAERSMFNFLENDVEQVSQLSALIEAALEYHQQSSEILAELSGKLKTRISTANSQPKREFKPKSIRNSLETLDNSQQNGLTYNSSAKSTADQITSDPLSWPESSAANGNIHQSEILDQPCCRSLYDFEPENEGELGFKEGDMVILTNQIDENWYEGMINGESGFFPINYVEVIVPLPQ; this is encoded by the exons ATGTCTGTGGCCGGGCTAAAGAAGCAGTTCCACAAAGCCAGCCAG CTTCTCAGTGAAAAGATCAGCGGGGCGGAGGGGACGAAGCTGGATGAAGACTTCATAGAGATGGAGAGG AAAATTGAGGTGACCAACAAATCGGTGTTTGACCTTTTGGCCAAAACAACAGAGTACCTCCAGCCAAATCCAG TGTCTAAGATCCGAGGACAGGTGAAGACCACTGGCTATCCTCAGACTGAAGGCCTTCTGGGAGACTGCATGCTGCGCTATGGCCATGAGTTAGGAGACGACTCTGTATTTG GTTGTGCTCTGGTGGATATGGGCGAGGCCATGAGGCAGATGGCAGACGTGAAGGACTCACTGGACATAAATGTCAAACAAAACTTCATTGACCCCCTGCAGAGCCTACAGGACAAGGACCTCAAAGAGATCACG CACCACCTGAAGAAGCTGGAGGGGCGCAGGTTAGACTTTGACTACAAGAAAAAGCGCCAGGGGAAAATTCCAGACGAGGAGATCCGGCAGGCTGTGGAGAAGTTTGAGGAGAGTAaagagctggctgagaggagcaTGTTCAACTTCCTAGAGAATGAT GTGGAGCAGGTAAGCCAGTTATCAGCGCTGATTGAGGCAGCTTTGGAGTACCACCAGCAGTCCAGTGAGATCTTGGCTGAGCTCAGTGGAAAGCTGAAGACCAG AATATCCACAGCCAACAGCCAGCCCAAAAGAGAGTTCAAACCAAAGTCAATCAGGAACAGCTTGGAGACTCTGGACAATAGTCAGCAGAATGGCCTGACCTACAACTCCTCAGCCAAATCCACAG CTGATCAAATAACCTCTGACCCACTATCATGGCCTGAAAGTTCTGCTGCTAATGGCAATATTCACC AGTCCGAGATTTTGGACCAACCGTGCTGTCGTTCCCTCTATGACTTTGAACCAGAGAACGAAGGCGAGCTGGGCTTTAAAGAGGGCGACATGGTCATCCTTACCAACCAGATAGACGAGAACTGGTATGAAGGCATGATCAACGGTGAATCTGGCTTCTTCCCCATCAATTACGTAGAGGTCATTGTTCCCCTGCCTCAGTGA
- the sh3gl3a gene encoding endophilin-A3a isoform X1 encodes MSVAGLKKQFHKASQLLSEKISGAEGTKLDEDFIEMERKIEVTNKSVFDLLAKTTEYLQPNPASRAKLNMLNTVSKIRGQVKTTGYPQTEGLLGDCMLRYGHELGDDSVFGCALVDMGEAMRQMADVKDSLDINVKQNFIDPLQSLQDKDLKEITHHLKKLEGRRLDFDYKKKRQGKIPDEEIRQAVEKFEESKELAERSMFNFLENDVEQVSQLSALIEAALEYHQQSSEILAELSGKLKTRISTANSQPKREFKPKSIRNSLETLDNSQQNGLTYNSSAKSTADQITSDPLSWPESSAANGNIHQSEILDQPCCRSLYDFEPENEGELGFKEGDMVILTNQIDENWYEGMINGESGFFPINYVEVIVPLPQ; translated from the exons ATGTCTGTGGCCGGGCTAAAGAAGCAGTTCCACAAAGCCAGCCAG CTTCTCAGTGAAAAGATCAGCGGGGCGGAGGGGACGAAGCTGGATGAAGACTTCATAGAGATGGAGAGG AAAATTGAGGTGACCAACAAATCGGTGTTTGACCTTTTGGCCAAAACAACAGAGTACCTCCAGCCAAATCCAG CTTCTCGAGCCAAACTAAATATGCTGAACACAGTGTCTAAGATCCGAGGACAGGTGAAGACCACTGGCTATCCTCAGACTGAAGGCCTTCTGGGAGACTGCATGCTGCGCTATGGCCATGAGTTAGGAGACGACTCTGTATTTG GTTGTGCTCTGGTGGATATGGGCGAGGCCATGAGGCAGATGGCAGACGTGAAGGACTCACTGGACATAAATGTCAAACAAAACTTCATTGACCCCCTGCAGAGCCTACAGGACAAGGACCTCAAAGAGATCACG CACCACCTGAAGAAGCTGGAGGGGCGCAGGTTAGACTTTGACTACAAGAAAAAGCGCCAGGGGAAAATTCCAGACGAGGAGATCCGGCAGGCTGTGGAGAAGTTTGAGGAGAGTAaagagctggctgagaggagcaTGTTCAACTTCCTAGAGAATGAT GTGGAGCAGGTAAGCCAGTTATCAGCGCTGATTGAGGCAGCTTTGGAGTACCACCAGCAGTCCAGTGAGATCTTGGCTGAGCTCAGTGGAAAGCTGAAGACCAG AATATCCACAGCCAACAGCCAGCCCAAAAGAGAGTTCAAACCAAAGTCAATCAGGAACAGCTTGGAGACTCTGGACAATAGTCAGCAGAATGGCCTGACCTACAACTCCTCAGCCAAATCCACAG CTGATCAAATAACCTCTGACCCACTATCATGGCCTGAAAGTTCTGCTGCTAATGGCAATATTCACC AGTCCGAGATTTTGGACCAACCGTGCTGTCGTTCCCTCTATGACTTTGAACCAGAGAACGAAGGCGAGCTGGGCTTTAAAGAGGGCGACATGGTCATCCTTACCAACCAGATAGACGAGAACTGGTATGAAGGCATGATCAACGGTGAATCTGGCTTCTTCCCCATCAATTACGTAGAGGTCATTGTTCCCCTGCCTCAGTGA
- the sh3gl3a gene encoding endophilin-A3a isoform X4, with translation MSVAGLKKQFHKASQLLSEKISGAEGTKLDEDFIEMERKIEVTNKSVFDLLAKTTEYLQPNPASRAKLNMLNTVSKIRGQVKTTGYPQTEGLLGDCMLRYGHELGDDSVFGCALVDMGEAMRQMADVKDSLDINVKQNFIDPLQSLQDKDLKEITHHLKKLEGRRLDFDYKKKRQGKIPDEEIRQAVEKFEESKELAERSMFNFLENDVEQVSQLSALIEAALEYHQQSSEILAELSGKLKTRISTANSQPKREFKPKSIRNSLETLDNSQQNGLTYNSSAKSTGTILDQPCCRSLYDFEPENEGELGFKEGDMVILTNQIDENWYEGMINGESGFFPINYVEVIVPLPQ, from the exons ATGTCTGTGGCCGGGCTAAAGAAGCAGTTCCACAAAGCCAGCCAG CTTCTCAGTGAAAAGATCAGCGGGGCGGAGGGGACGAAGCTGGATGAAGACTTCATAGAGATGGAGAGG AAAATTGAGGTGACCAACAAATCGGTGTTTGACCTTTTGGCCAAAACAACAGAGTACCTCCAGCCAAATCCAG CTTCTCGAGCCAAACTAAATATGCTGAACACAGTGTCTAAGATCCGAGGACAGGTGAAGACCACTGGCTATCCTCAGACTGAAGGCCTTCTGGGAGACTGCATGCTGCGCTATGGCCATGAGTTAGGAGACGACTCTGTATTTG GTTGTGCTCTGGTGGATATGGGCGAGGCCATGAGGCAGATGGCAGACGTGAAGGACTCACTGGACATAAATGTCAAACAAAACTTCATTGACCCCCTGCAGAGCCTACAGGACAAGGACCTCAAAGAGATCACG CACCACCTGAAGAAGCTGGAGGGGCGCAGGTTAGACTTTGACTACAAGAAAAAGCGCCAGGGGAAAATTCCAGACGAGGAGATCCGGCAGGCTGTGGAGAAGTTTGAGGAGAGTAaagagctggctgagaggagcaTGTTCAACTTCCTAGAGAATGAT GTGGAGCAGGTAAGCCAGTTATCAGCGCTGATTGAGGCAGCTTTGGAGTACCACCAGCAGTCCAGTGAGATCTTGGCTGAGCTCAGTGGAAAGCTGAAGACCAG AATATCCACAGCCAACAGCCAGCCCAAAAGAGAGTTCAAACCAAAGTCAATCAGGAACAGCTTGGAGACTCTGGACAATAGTCAGCAGAATGGCCTGACCTACAACTCCTCAGCCAAATCCACAGGTACA ATTTTGGACCAACCGTGCTGTCGTTCCCTCTATGACTTTGAACCAGAGAACGAAGGCGAGCTGGGCTTTAAAGAGGGCGACATGGTCATCCTTACCAACCAGATAGACGAGAACTGGTATGAAGGCATGATCAACGGTGAATCTGGCTTCTTCCCCATCAATTACGTAGAGGTCATTGTTCCCCTGCCTCAGTGA
- the sh3gl3a gene encoding endophilin-A3a isoform X3, with translation MSVAGLKKQFHKASQLLSEKISGAEGTKLDEDFIEMERKIEVTNKSVFDLLAKTTEYLQPNPASRAKLNMLNTVSKIRGQVKTTGYPQTEGLLGDCMLRYGHELGDDSVFGCALVDMGEAMRQMADVKDSLDINVKQNFIDPLQSLQDKDLKEITHHLKKLEGRRLDFDYKKKRQGKIPDEEIRQAVEKFEESKELAERSMFNFLENDVEQVSQLSALIEAALEYHQQSSEILAELSGKLKTRISTANSQPKREFKPKSIRNSLETLDNSQQNGLTYNSSAKSTGTSEILDQPCCRSLYDFEPENEGELGFKEGDMVILTNQIDENWYEGMINGESGFFPINYVEVIVPLPQ, from the exons ATGTCTGTGGCCGGGCTAAAGAAGCAGTTCCACAAAGCCAGCCAG CTTCTCAGTGAAAAGATCAGCGGGGCGGAGGGGACGAAGCTGGATGAAGACTTCATAGAGATGGAGAGG AAAATTGAGGTGACCAACAAATCGGTGTTTGACCTTTTGGCCAAAACAACAGAGTACCTCCAGCCAAATCCAG CTTCTCGAGCCAAACTAAATATGCTGAACACAGTGTCTAAGATCCGAGGACAGGTGAAGACCACTGGCTATCCTCAGACTGAAGGCCTTCTGGGAGACTGCATGCTGCGCTATGGCCATGAGTTAGGAGACGACTCTGTATTTG GTTGTGCTCTGGTGGATATGGGCGAGGCCATGAGGCAGATGGCAGACGTGAAGGACTCACTGGACATAAATGTCAAACAAAACTTCATTGACCCCCTGCAGAGCCTACAGGACAAGGACCTCAAAGAGATCACG CACCACCTGAAGAAGCTGGAGGGGCGCAGGTTAGACTTTGACTACAAGAAAAAGCGCCAGGGGAAAATTCCAGACGAGGAGATCCGGCAGGCTGTGGAGAAGTTTGAGGAGAGTAaagagctggctgagaggagcaTGTTCAACTTCCTAGAGAATGAT GTGGAGCAGGTAAGCCAGTTATCAGCGCTGATTGAGGCAGCTTTGGAGTACCACCAGCAGTCCAGTGAGATCTTGGCTGAGCTCAGTGGAAAGCTGAAGACCAG AATATCCACAGCCAACAGCCAGCCCAAAAGAGAGTTCAAACCAAAGTCAATCAGGAACAGCTTGGAGACTCTGGACAATAGTCAGCAGAATGGCCTGACCTACAACTCCTCAGCCAAATCCACAGGTACA TCCGAGATTTTGGACCAACCGTGCTGTCGTTCCCTCTATGACTTTGAACCAGAGAACGAAGGCGAGCTGGGCTTTAAAGAGGGCGACATGGTCATCCTTACCAACCAGATAGACGAGAACTGGTATGAAGGCATGATCAACGGTGAATCTGGCTTCTTCCCCATCAATTACGTAGAGGTCATTGTTCCCCTGCCTCAGTGA